In Lagenorhynchus albirostris chromosome 14, mLagAlb1.1, whole genome shotgun sequence, one DNA window encodes the following:
- the HIP1R gene encoding huntingtin-interacting protein 1-related protein isoform X6 yields the protein MNSIKNVPARVLSRRPGHSLEAEREQFDKTQAISISKAINTQEAPVKEKHARRIILGTHHEKGAFTFWSYAIGLPLPSSSILSWKFCHVLHKVLRDGHPNVLHDCQRYRSNIREIGDLWGHLHDRYGQLVNIYTKLLLTKISFHLKHPEFPAGLEVTDEVLEKAAGTDVNNVFQLTVEMFDYMDCALKLSESVFRQLNTAIAVSQMSSGQCRLAPLIQVIQDCSPLYHYTVKLMFKLHSCLPADTLQGHRDRFHEQFHSLRNFFRRASDMLYFKRLIQIPRLPEGPPNFLRASALAEHIKPVVVIPEEAPEDEEPENLIEIGSGPPAAEPAVVADLFEQTFGPPNGSMKDDRDLQIETLKREVETLRTELDKIQLEAQRYMAQLKGQVNALEAELEEQRKQKQKALVDNEQLRHEVARLRAAQLEGERHQGLREEAEKKASATEARYNKLKEKHSELITTHAELLRKNADTAKQLTVTQQSQEEVARVKEQLAFQVEQVKRESEMKLEEQSDQLEKLKRELEAKAGELVRAQAALSHAEQSGLELSSRLDTLSAEKDTLSSEMRQRQAELVAAQSLVREKEAALDQEQQRSSRERGELQGRLADKESQEQGLQRRLLDEQFAMLRGTAAEAERILQDAVGKLDDPLHLRCTSSPDYLVSRAQAALDAVSTLEKGHAQYLISRADASALVAALTRFSHLAADTIVHGSATSHLAPTDPADRLIDTCRECGVRALELVRQLQDQQALLQAQPSLVQTPLQSILQLGQELKPKILDVRQEELGAVVDKEMAATSAAIEDAVRRIEDVMNQARHASSGVKLEVNESSFSLFSSPFCSSQDPQLLHRPDEGHPAPGDNIHEPAEGDRGERQGGSHAAGILRQEFQVDGRPHLRLQGRGLGSHAAGVCCLRESADRVVLHTGKYEELIVCSHEIAASTAQLVAASKVKADKHSPHLRRLQECSRAVNEMAASVVASTRSGQEQIEDRDTMDFSGLSLIKLKKQEMETQVRVLELEKTLEVERVRLGELRKQHYMLAGAVGTPGADEPGRPSAAPRGGTSKKPPLAQKPSVAPRQDQQLDKKDGSYAAPLVNY from the exons ATGAACAGCATCAAGAACGTGCCGGCGCGGGTGCTGAGCCGAAGGCCTGGCCACAGCCTGGAGGCCGAGCGCGAGCAGTTCGACAAGACCCAG GCCATCAGCATCAGCAAAGCCATCAACACCCAGGAGGCCCCTGTGAAGGAGAAGCATGCCCGGC GCATCATCCTGGGCACTCACCACGAGAAGGGGGCCTTCACCTTCTGGTCCTATGCCATCGGGCTGCCGCTTCCTAGCAGCTCCATCCTCAGCTGGAAGTTCTGCCACGTCCTCCACAAGGTCCTTCGAGATGGGCACCCCAAC GTGCTGCACGACTGCCAGCGGTACCGGAGCAACATCCGGGAGATCGGAGACTTGTGG GGCCATTTGCATGACCGATATGGGCAGCTGGTGAATATTTACACCAAACTCTTGCTGACCAAGATCTCCTTCCACCTCAAG CACCCCGAGTTCCCTGCGGGCCTGGAGGTGACAGACGAGGTGTTGGAGAAGGCCGCTGGGACCGACGTCAACAACGT CTTCCAGCTCACCGTGGAGATGTTCGATTACATGGACTGTGCGCTGAAGCTCTCTGAATCAG ttttccgGCAGCTCAACACGGCCATTGCCGTGTCCCAGATGTCCTCAGGCCAGTGCCGCCTGGCCCCCCTCATCCAGGTCATCCAGGACTGCAGCCCCCTCTACCACTACACGGTCAAGCTCATGTTCAAGCTGCACTCCT GCCTCCCGGCAGACACCCTGCAAGGCCACCGGGACCGGTTCCATGAGCAGTTTCACAG CCTCAGAAACTTCTTCCGCAGAGCCTCTGACATGCTCTACTTCAAGCGGCTCATCCAGATCCCCCGGCTGCCCGAG GGACCCCCCAACTTCCTGCGGGCCTCGGCGCTGGCCGAGCACATCAAGCCGGTGGTGGTGATTCCCGAGGAGGCCCCCGAGGACGAGGAGCCCGAGAACCTCATCGAGATCGGCTCGGGGCCCCCCGCCGCGGAACCAGCG GTGGTGGCTGACCTCTTTGAGCAGACATTTGGACCCCCGAATGGCTCCATGAAAGACGACAG GGACCTCCAGATAGAGACCTTGAAGAGGGAGGTGGAGACGCTCCGCACGGAGCTGGACAAGATCCAGCTGGAG GCGCAGCGGTACATGGCGCAGCTGAAGGGCCAGGTGAACGCGCTGGAGGCCGAGCTGGAGGAGCAGCGCAAGCAGAAGCAGAAGGCCCTGGTGGACAACGAGCAGCTGCGCCACGAGGTGGCCCGGCTGCGCGCTGCCCAGCTGGAGGGCGAGCGCCACCAGGGGCTGCGAGAGGAGGCGGAGA AGAAGGCCAGCGCCACCGAGGCGCGCTACAACAAGCTGAAGGAAAAGCACAGCGAGCTCATCACCACGCACGCCGAGCTGCTCCGGAAG AACGCAGACACGGCCAAGCAGCTGACGGTGACACAGCAGAGCCAGGAGGAGGTGGCGCGGGTGAAGGAGCAGCTGGCCTTCCAGGTGGAGCAGGTGAAACGGGAGTCAGAGATGAAG CTGGAGGAGCAGAGTGACCAGCTGGAGAAGCTCAAGAGGGAGCTCGAGGCCAAGGCGGGAGAGCTGGTGCGGGCGCAGGCGGCCCTGAGCCACGCGGAGCAG AGCGGGTTGGAGCTGAGCTCGAGGCTGGATACGCTGAGTGCGGAGAAGGACACACTGAGCAGCGAAATGCGGCAGCGGCAGGCTGAGCTGGTGGCAGCCCAGAGCCTGGTGCGGGAGAAGGAGGCGGCGCTGGACCAGGAGCAGCAGCGCAGCTCCAGGGAGAGGGGCGAGCTGCAGGGGCGGCTGGCAGACAAG GAGTCTCAGGAGCAGGGGCTGCAGCGCAGGCTGCTGGATGAGCAGTTCGCCATGCTGCGGGGCACCGCTGCCGAGGCCGAGCGCATCCTGCAGGATGCCGTGGGCAAGCTAGACGACCCCCTGCACCTGCGCTGCACCAGCTCTCCGG ACTACCTGGTGAGCAGGGCCCAGGCTGCCCTGGATGCCGTGAGCACCCTGGAGAAGGGCCACGCCCAATACCTGATCTCCAGGGCAG ACGCCTCTGCCCTTGTGGCAGCCCTGACCCGGTTCTCCCACCTGGCCGCGGACACCATCGTCCATGGCAGTGCCACCTCCCACCTGGCCCCCACTGACCCTGCTGACC GCCTGATCGACACCTGCAGGGAATGTGGAGTGCGGGCGCTGGAGCTCGTGAGGCAGCTGCAGGATCAGCAGGCTCTGCTgcaggcccagcccagcctggtgCAGACCCCCCTGCAGAGCATCCTTCAGCTGGGCCAG GAGCTGAAGCCCAAGATCCTGGACGTGCGTCAGGAGGAACTCGGGGCTGTGGTGGACAAGGAGATGGCGGCCACGTCTGCGGCCATCGAAGATGCGGTGCGGAGAATCGAG GACGTGATGAACCAGGCCCGCCATGCCAGCTCTGGGGTGAAGCTGGAGGTGAATGAGAG ctccttttctctcttttcctcaccCTTCTGCTCCTCTCAGGATCCTCAACTCCTGCACAGACCTGATGAAG GCCATCCGGCTCCTGGTGACAACATCCACGAGCCTGCAGAAGGAGATCGTGGAGAGCGGCAGG GGGGCAGCCACGCAGCAGGAATTTTACGCCAAGAATTCCAGGTGGACGGAAGGCCTCATCTCCGCCTCCAAGGCCGTGGGCTGGGGAGCCACGCAGCTGGTGTATGTTGCCTCAG GGAGTCAGCTGACAGGGTGGTGCTTCACACGGGCAAGTACGAGGAGCTCATCGTCTGCTCCCACGAGATCGCGGCCAGCACAGCCCAGCTGGTGGCGGCCTCCAAG GTGAAGGCCGACAAGCACAGCCCACACCTGCGTCGCCTGCAGGAATGCTCACGCGCCGTCAATGAGATGGCCGCCAGCGTGGTGGCCTCCACCAGGTCGGGCCAGGAGCAGATCGAGGACAGAG ACACCATGGACTTCTCCGGCCTCTCCCTCATCAAGCTGAAGAAGCAGGAGATGGAGACCCAG GTGCGGGTCCTGGAGCTGGAGAAGACGCTGGAGGTGGAGCGCGTGCGGCTGGGCGAGCTGCGGAAGCAGCACTACATGCTGGCCGGGGCCGTGGGGACGCCCGGTGCGGATGAGCCCGGCCGGCCCAGCGCTGCCCCCCGCGGTGGGACCTCCAAGAAGCCGCCCCTGGCCCAGAAGCCCAGCGTGGCCCCCAGGCAGGACCAGCAG CTTGACAAAAAGGATGGCAGCTACGCGGCTCCACTCGTCAACTACTAG
- the HIP1R gene encoding huntingtin-interacting protein 1-related protein isoform X4, with product MNSIKNVPARVLSRRPGHSLEAEREQFDKTQAISISKAINTQEAPVKEKHARRIILGTHHEKGAFTFWSYAIGLPLPSSSILSWKFCHVLHKVLRDGHPNVLHDCQRYRSNIREIGDLWGHLHDRYGQLVNIYTKLLLTKISFHLKHPEFPAGLEVTDEVLEKAAGTDVNNVFQLTVEMFDYMDCALKLSESVFRQLNTAIAVSQMSSGQCRLAPLIQVIQDCSPLYHYTVKLMFKLHSCLPADTLQGHRDRFHEQFHSLRNFFRRASDMLYFKRLIQIPRLPEGPPNFLRASALAEHIKPVVVIPEEAPEDEEPENLIEIGSGPPAAEPAVVADLFEQTFGPPNGSMKDDRDLQIETLKREVETLRTELDKIQLEAQRYMAQLKGQVNALEAELEEQRKQKQKALVDNEQLRHEVARLRAAQLEGERHQGLREEAEKKASATEARYNKLKEKHSELITTHAELLRKNADTAKQLTVTQQSQEEVARVKEQLAFQVEQVKRESEMKLEEQSDQLEKLKRELEAKAGELVRAQAALSHAEQSGLELSSRLDTLSAEKDTLSSEMRQRQAELVAAQSLVREKEAALDQEQQRSSRERGELQGRLADKESQEQGLQRRLLDEQFAMLRGTAAEAERILQDAVGKLDDPLHLRCTSSPDYLVSRAQAALDAVSTLEKGHAQYLISRADASALVAALTRFSHLAADTIVHGSATSHLAPTDPADRLIDTCRECGVRALELVRQLQDQQALLQAQPSLVQTPLQSILQLGQELKPKILDVRQEELGAVVDKEMAATSAAIEDAVRRIEDVMNQARHASSGVKLEVNERILNSCTDLMKAIRLLVTTSTSLQKEIVESGRGAATQQEFYAKNSRWTEGLISASKAVGWGATQLVESADRVVLHTGKYEELIVCSHEIAASTAQLVAASKVKADKHSPHLRRLQECSRAVNEMAASVVASTRSGQEQIEDRDTMDFSGLSLIKLKKQEMETQVRVLELEKTLEVERVRLGELRKQHYMLAGAVGTPGADEPGRPSAAPRGGTSKKPPLAQKPSVAPRQDQQLDKKDGSYAAPLVNY from the exons ATGAACAGCATCAAGAACGTGCCGGCGCGGGTGCTGAGCCGAAGGCCTGGCCACAGCCTGGAGGCCGAGCGCGAGCAGTTCGACAAGACCCAG GCCATCAGCATCAGCAAAGCCATCAACACCCAGGAGGCCCCTGTGAAGGAGAAGCATGCCCGGC GCATCATCCTGGGCACTCACCACGAGAAGGGGGCCTTCACCTTCTGGTCCTATGCCATCGGGCTGCCGCTTCCTAGCAGCTCCATCCTCAGCTGGAAGTTCTGCCACGTCCTCCACAAGGTCCTTCGAGATGGGCACCCCAAC GTGCTGCACGACTGCCAGCGGTACCGGAGCAACATCCGGGAGATCGGAGACTTGTGG GGCCATTTGCATGACCGATATGGGCAGCTGGTGAATATTTACACCAAACTCTTGCTGACCAAGATCTCCTTCCACCTCAAG CACCCCGAGTTCCCTGCGGGCCTGGAGGTGACAGACGAGGTGTTGGAGAAGGCCGCTGGGACCGACGTCAACAACGT CTTCCAGCTCACCGTGGAGATGTTCGATTACATGGACTGTGCGCTGAAGCTCTCTGAATCAG ttttccgGCAGCTCAACACGGCCATTGCCGTGTCCCAGATGTCCTCAGGCCAGTGCCGCCTGGCCCCCCTCATCCAGGTCATCCAGGACTGCAGCCCCCTCTACCACTACACGGTCAAGCTCATGTTCAAGCTGCACTCCT GCCTCCCGGCAGACACCCTGCAAGGCCACCGGGACCGGTTCCATGAGCAGTTTCACAG CCTCAGAAACTTCTTCCGCAGAGCCTCTGACATGCTCTACTTCAAGCGGCTCATCCAGATCCCCCGGCTGCCCGAG GGACCCCCCAACTTCCTGCGGGCCTCGGCGCTGGCCGAGCACATCAAGCCGGTGGTGGTGATTCCCGAGGAGGCCCCCGAGGACGAGGAGCCCGAGAACCTCATCGAGATCGGCTCGGGGCCCCCCGCCGCGGAACCAGCG GTGGTGGCTGACCTCTTTGAGCAGACATTTGGACCCCCGAATGGCTCCATGAAAGACGACAG GGACCTCCAGATAGAGACCTTGAAGAGGGAGGTGGAGACGCTCCGCACGGAGCTGGACAAGATCCAGCTGGAG GCGCAGCGGTACATGGCGCAGCTGAAGGGCCAGGTGAACGCGCTGGAGGCCGAGCTGGAGGAGCAGCGCAAGCAGAAGCAGAAGGCCCTGGTGGACAACGAGCAGCTGCGCCACGAGGTGGCCCGGCTGCGCGCTGCCCAGCTGGAGGGCGAGCGCCACCAGGGGCTGCGAGAGGAGGCGGAGA AGAAGGCCAGCGCCACCGAGGCGCGCTACAACAAGCTGAAGGAAAAGCACAGCGAGCTCATCACCACGCACGCCGAGCTGCTCCGGAAG AACGCAGACACGGCCAAGCAGCTGACGGTGACACAGCAGAGCCAGGAGGAGGTGGCGCGGGTGAAGGAGCAGCTGGCCTTCCAGGTGGAGCAGGTGAAACGGGAGTCAGAGATGAAG CTGGAGGAGCAGAGTGACCAGCTGGAGAAGCTCAAGAGGGAGCTCGAGGCCAAGGCGGGAGAGCTGGTGCGGGCGCAGGCGGCCCTGAGCCACGCGGAGCAG AGCGGGTTGGAGCTGAGCTCGAGGCTGGATACGCTGAGTGCGGAGAAGGACACACTGAGCAGCGAAATGCGGCAGCGGCAGGCTGAGCTGGTGGCAGCCCAGAGCCTGGTGCGGGAGAAGGAGGCGGCGCTGGACCAGGAGCAGCAGCGCAGCTCCAGGGAGAGGGGCGAGCTGCAGGGGCGGCTGGCAGACAAG GAGTCTCAGGAGCAGGGGCTGCAGCGCAGGCTGCTGGATGAGCAGTTCGCCATGCTGCGGGGCACCGCTGCCGAGGCCGAGCGCATCCTGCAGGATGCCGTGGGCAAGCTAGACGACCCCCTGCACCTGCGCTGCACCAGCTCTCCGG ACTACCTGGTGAGCAGGGCCCAGGCTGCCCTGGATGCCGTGAGCACCCTGGAGAAGGGCCACGCCCAATACCTGATCTCCAGGGCAG ACGCCTCTGCCCTTGTGGCAGCCCTGACCCGGTTCTCCCACCTGGCCGCGGACACCATCGTCCATGGCAGTGCCACCTCCCACCTGGCCCCCACTGACCCTGCTGACC GCCTGATCGACACCTGCAGGGAATGTGGAGTGCGGGCGCTGGAGCTCGTGAGGCAGCTGCAGGATCAGCAGGCTCTGCTgcaggcccagcccagcctggtgCAGACCCCCCTGCAGAGCATCCTTCAGCTGGGCCAG GAGCTGAAGCCCAAGATCCTGGACGTGCGTCAGGAGGAACTCGGGGCTGTGGTGGACAAGGAGATGGCGGCCACGTCTGCGGCCATCGAAGATGCGGTGCGGAGAATCGAG GACGTGATGAACCAGGCCCGCCATGCCAGCTCTGGGGTGAAGCTGGAGGTGAATGAGAG GATCCTCAACTCCTGCACAGACCTGATGAAG GCCATCCGGCTCCTGGTGACAACATCCACGAGCCTGCAGAAGGAGATCGTGGAGAGCGGCAGG GGGGCAGCCACGCAGCAGGAATTTTACGCCAAGAATTCCAGGTGGACGGAAGGCCTCATCTCCGCCTCCAAGGCCGTGGGCTGGGGAGCCACGCAGCTGGT GGAGTCAGCTGACAGGGTGGTGCTTCACACGGGCAAGTACGAGGAGCTCATCGTCTGCTCCCACGAGATCGCGGCCAGCACAGCCCAGCTGGTGGCGGCCTCCAAG GTGAAGGCCGACAAGCACAGCCCACACCTGCGTCGCCTGCAGGAATGCTCACGCGCCGTCAATGAGATGGCCGCCAGCGTGGTGGCCTCCACCAGGTCGGGCCAGGAGCAGATCGAGGACAGAG ACACCATGGACTTCTCCGGCCTCTCCCTCATCAAGCTGAAGAAGCAGGAGATGGAGACCCAG GTGCGGGTCCTGGAGCTGGAGAAGACGCTGGAGGTGGAGCGCGTGCGGCTGGGCGAGCTGCGGAAGCAGCACTACATGCTGGCCGGGGCCGTGGGGACGCCCGGTGCGGATGAGCCCGGCCGGCCCAGCGCTGCCCCCCGCGGTGGGACCTCCAAGAAGCCGCCCCTGGCCCAGAAGCCCAGCGTGGCCCCCAGGCAGGACCAGCAG CTTGACAAAAAGGATGGCAGCTACGCGGCTCCACTCGTCAACTACTAG
- the HIP1R gene encoding huntingtin-interacting protein 1-related protein isoform X3, with amino-acid sequence MNSIKNVPARVLSRRPGHSLEAEREQFDKTQAISISKAINTQEAPVKEKHARRIILGTHHEKGAFTFWSYAIGLPLPSSSILSWKFCHVLHKVLRDGHPNVLHDCQRYRSNIREIGDLWGHLHDRYGQLVNIYTKLLLTKISFHLKHPEFPAGLEVTDEVLEKAAGTDVNNVFQLTVEMFDYMDCALKLSESVFRQLNTAIAVSQMSSGQCRLAPLIQVIQDCSPLYHYTVKLMFKLHSCLPADTLQGHRDRFHEQFHSLRNFFRRASDMLYFKRLIQIPRLPEGPPNFLRASALAEHIKPVVVIPEEAPEDEEPENLIEIGSGPPAAEPAVSRPLLAGGTWDSLLAWGNRGGGHRALPWQVVADLFEQTFGPPNGSMKDDRDLQIETLKREVETLRTELDKIQLEAQRYMAQLKGQVNALEAELEEQRKQKQKALVDNEQLRHEVARLRAAQLEGERHQGLREEAEKKASATEARYNKLKEKHSELITTHAELLRKNADTAKQLTVTQQSQEEVARVKEQLAFQVEQVKRESEMKLEEQSDQLEKLKRELEAKAGELVRAQAALSHAEQSGLELSSRLDTLSAEKDTLSSEMRQRQAELVAAQSLVREKEAALDQEQQRSSRERGELQGRLADKESQEQGLQRRLLDEQFAMLRGTAAEAERILQDAVGKLDDPLHLRCTSSPDYLVSRAQAALDAVSTLEKGHAQYLISRADASALVAALTRFSHLAADTIVHGSATSHLAPTDPADRLIDTCRECGVRALELVRQLQDQQALLQAQPSLVQTPLQSILQLGQELKPKILDVRQEELGAVVDKEMAATSAAIEDAVRRIEDVMNQARHASSGVKLEVNERILNSCTDLMKAIRLLVTTSTSLQKEIVESGRGAATQQEFYAKNSRWTEGLISASKAVGWGATQLVESADRVVLHTGKYEELIVCSHEIAASTAQLVAASKVKADKHSPHLRRLQECSRAVNEMAASVVASTRSGQEQIEDRDTMDFSGLSLIKLKKQEMETQVRVLELEKTLEVERVRLGELRKQHYMLAGAVGTPGADEPGRPSAAPRGGTSKKPPLAQKPSVAPRQDQQLDKKDGSYAAPLVNY; translated from the exons ATGAACAGCATCAAGAACGTGCCGGCGCGGGTGCTGAGCCGAAGGCCTGGCCACAGCCTGGAGGCCGAGCGCGAGCAGTTCGACAAGACCCAG GCCATCAGCATCAGCAAAGCCATCAACACCCAGGAGGCCCCTGTGAAGGAGAAGCATGCCCGGC GCATCATCCTGGGCACTCACCACGAGAAGGGGGCCTTCACCTTCTGGTCCTATGCCATCGGGCTGCCGCTTCCTAGCAGCTCCATCCTCAGCTGGAAGTTCTGCCACGTCCTCCACAAGGTCCTTCGAGATGGGCACCCCAAC GTGCTGCACGACTGCCAGCGGTACCGGAGCAACATCCGGGAGATCGGAGACTTGTGG GGCCATTTGCATGACCGATATGGGCAGCTGGTGAATATTTACACCAAACTCTTGCTGACCAAGATCTCCTTCCACCTCAAG CACCCCGAGTTCCCTGCGGGCCTGGAGGTGACAGACGAGGTGTTGGAGAAGGCCGCTGGGACCGACGTCAACAACGT CTTCCAGCTCACCGTGGAGATGTTCGATTACATGGACTGTGCGCTGAAGCTCTCTGAATCAG ttttccgGCAGCTCAACACGGCCATTGCCGTGTCCCAGATGTCCTCAGGCCAGTGCCGCCTGGCCCCCCTCATCCAGGTCATCCAGGACTGCAGCCCCCTCTACCACTACACGGTCAAGCTCATGTTCAAGCTGCACTCCT GCCTCCCGGCAGACACCCTGCAAGGCCACCGGGACCGGTTCCATGAGCAGTTTCACAG CCTCAGAAACTTCTTCCGCAGAGCCTCTGACATGCTCTACTTCAAGCGGCTCATCCAGATCCCCCGGCTGCCCGAG GGACCCCCCAACTTCCTGCGGGCCTCGGCGCTGGCCGAGCACATCAAGCCGGTGGTGGTGATTCCCGAGGAGGCCCCCGAGGACGAGGAGCCCGAGAACCTCATCGAGATCGGCTCGGGGCCCCCCGCCGCGGAACCAGCGGTGAGCCGCCCCCTCCTCGCTGGGGGCACCtgggactccctcctggcctgggGGAATAGGGGCGGGGGTCACCGTGCTTTGCCGTGGCAGGTGGTGGCTGACCTCTTTGAGCAGACATTTGGACCCCCGAATGGCTCCATGAAAGACGACAG GGACCTCCAGATAGAGACCTTGAAGAGGGAGGTGGAGACGCTCCGCACGGAGCTGGACAAGATCCAGCTGGAG GCGCAGCGGTACATGGCGCAGCTGAAGGGCCAGGTGAACGCGCTGGAGGCCGAGCTGGAGGAGCAGCGCAAGCAGAAGCAGAAGGCCCTGGTGGACAACGAGCAGCTGCGCCACGAGGTGGCCCGGCTGCGCGCTGCCCAGCTGGAGGGCGAGCGCCACCAGGGGCTGCGAGAGGAGGCGGAGA AGAAGGCCAGCGCCACCGAGGCGCGCTACAACAAGCTGAAGGAAAAGCACAGCGAGCTCATCACCACGCACGCCGAGCTGCTCCGGAAG AACGCAGACACGGCCAAGCAGCTGACGGTGACACAGCAGAGCCAGGAGGAGGTGGCGCGGGTGAAGGAGCAGCTGGCCTTCCAGGTGGAGCAGGTGAAACGGGAGTCAGAGATGAAG CTGGAGGAGCAGAGTGACCAGCTGGAGAAGCTCAAGAGGGAGCTCGAGGCCAAGGCGGGAGAGCTGGTGCGGGCGCAGGCGGCCCTGAGCCACGCGGAGCAG AGCGGGTTGGAGCTGAGCTCGAGGCTGGATACGCTGAGTGCGGAGAAGGACACACTGAGCAGCGAAATGCGGCAGCGGCAGGCTGAGCTGGTGGCAGCCCAGAGCCTGGTGCGGGAGAAGGAGGCGGCGCTGGACCAGGAGCAGCAGCGCAGCTCCAGGGAGAGGGGCGAGCTGCAGGGGCGGCTGGCAGACAAG GAGTCTCAGGAGCAGGGGCTGCAGCGCAGGCTGCTGGATGAGCAGTTCGCCATGCTGCGGGGCACCGCTGCCGAGGCCGAGCGCATCCTGCAGGATGCCGTGGGCAAGCTAGACGACCCCCTGCACCTGCGCTGCACCAGCTCTCCGG ACTACCTGGTGAGCAGGGCCCAGGCTGCCCTGGATGCCGTGAGCACCCTGGAGAAGGGCCACGCCCAATACCTGATCTCCAGGGCAG ACGCCTCTGCCCTTGTGGCAGCCCTGACCCGGTTCTCCCACCTGGCCGCGGACACCATCGTCCATGGCAGTGCCACCTCCCACCTGGCCCCCACTGACCCTGCTGACC GCCTGATCGACACCTGCAGGGAATGTGGAGTGCGGGCGCTGGAGCTCGTGAGGCAGCTGCAGGATCAGCAGGCTCTGCTgcaggcccagcccagcctggtgCAGACCCCCCTGCAGAGCATCCTTCAGCTGGGCCAG GAGCTGAAGCCCAAGATCCTGGACGTGCGTCAGGAGGAACTCGGGGCTGTGGTGGACAAGGAGATGGCGGCCACGTCTGCGGCCATCGAAGATGCGGTGCGGAGAATCGAG GACGTGATGAACCAGGCCCGCCATGCCAGCTCTGGGGTGAAGCTGGAGGTGAATGAGAG GATCCTCAACTCCTGCACAGACCTGATGAAG GCCATCCGGCTCCTGGTGACAACATCCACGAGCCTGCAGAAGGAGATCGTGGAGAGCGGCAGG GGGGCAGCCACGCAGCAGGAATTTTACGCCAAGAATTCCAGGTGGACGGAAGGCCTCATCTCCGCCTCCAAGGCCGTGGGCTGGGGAGCCACGCAGCTGGT GGAGTCAGCTGACAGGGTGGTGCTTCACACGGGCAAGTACGAGGAGCTCATCGTCTGCTCCCACGAGATCGCGGCCAGCACAGCCCAGCTGGTGGCGGCCTCCAAG GTGAAGGCCGACAAGCACAGCCCACACCTGCGTCGCCTGCAGGAATGCTCACGCGCCGTCAATGAGATGGCCGCCAGCGTGGTGGCCTCCACCAGGTCGGGCCAGGAGCAGATCGAGGACAGAG ACACCATGGACTTCTCCGGCCTCTCCCTCATCAAGCTGAAGAAGCAGGAGATGGAGACCCAG GTGCGGGTCCTGGAGCTGGAGAAGACGCTGGAGGTGGAGCGCGTGCGGCTGGGCGAGCTGCGGAAGCAGCACTACATGCTGGCCGGGGCCGTGGGGACGCCCGGTGCGGATGAGCCCGGCCGGCCCAGCGCTGCCCCCCGCGGTGGGACCTCCAAGAAGCCGCCCCTGGCCCAGAAGCCCAGCGTGGCCCCCAGGCAGGACCAGCAG CTTGACAAAAAGGATGGCAGCTACGCGGCTCCACTCGTCAACTACTAG